In Desulfovibrio gilichinskyi, a genomic segment contains:
- a CDS encoding STAS/SEC14 domain-containing protein — protein MIELIEIASSKAIGLRISGKIEEKDIKLVIDAVNEKFKYEEKLAIYVELVEFGGISMKALIEDIKFAFPNLKKFTKKAVVSDKSWHETLTEISDKLFPFIELKHFGIEEKEKALLWVMEK, from the coding sequence ATGATTGAACTCATCGAAATAGCATCCTCAAAAGCTATCGGGTTACGTATTTCCGGCAAAATTGAGGAGAAAGATATTAAATTAGTCATTGATGCTGTGAATGAAAAATTTAAGTATGAAGAAAAACTTGCGATTTATGTCGAGCTGGTTGAATTCGGCGGAATCTCTATGAAAGCTTTGATTGAAGACATTAAATTTGCCTTCCCGAACCTAAAAAAATTCACAAAGAAGGCTGTAGTATCAGACAAAAGCTGGCACGAAACACTGACTGAAATCAGCGACAAGCTTTTTCCATTCATCGAATTGAAGCACTTTGGTATTGAAGAAAAAGAAAAAGCCCTGTTATGGGTTATGGAAAAATAA
- a CDS encoding winged helix-turn-helix domain-containing protein — MKIPKFYDLMTPVLRVLENLGGTAPFEIIAEEIVESLEIPKEEACSLYKSCGAGATKIEHNVAYAAKYLCSYGVIEKVEPNVWTLTDKYEPGMVVTHENILDAAKERLMVRSKFGCGV; from the coding sequence ATGAAAATACCAAAATTTTATGATCTAATGACTCCTGTGCTTAGGGTGCTTGAAAATCTCGGCGGCACAGCTCCTTTTGAAATTATAGCAGAAGAGATTGTTGAATCTCTTGAAATACCTAAAGAAGAAGCTTGCTCGCTATACAAATCTTGCGGGGCAGGTGCTACGAAAATTGAACATAATGTTGCGTATGCGGCTAAATATTTATGCAGCTATGGAGTAATTGAAAAAGTTGAACCGAATGTCTGGACACTTACCGATAAGTATGAGCCCGGGATGGTGGTTACGCATGAGAATATTCTTGATGCGGCTAAGGAAAGACTTATGGTTCGGAGTAAATTTGGGTGCGGAGTATGA